The following is a genomic window from Opitutus sp. GAS368.
CGCCGGCCCGATCCGCGCCTCGCGGGTGTAGAGCCACGTGCCGTTGCGACGCAAAAACTCCGCCTTCTCGTGCAAGACCTTCTCGACGCCGTCCTCCAGGCCGTAGGCGGAGAAATCCACATGGGCCTTGTCGGGATTGTCGGCCGCCACCTCATGGCCGTGCACCTCGAGCCGCGTCCACGTCACCGCCGGCTCGCCTTCCTCGGCGACATACGGCTTGCCCGCGGTCGGCCCGTGCGTGTCGTGGAGGAACTTGAAGTTGTGCGCCACGTGGGCCGTGAAACGCGCCCGCATCAGCTGCTCCGCCGTCGCCGGTTGCTTCCGGCCGGCATGGAACGGCTCGCAGCACAGCTCGAACGGCTGCCCGCTGCCGCAGGGGCAGGGCTGCCCGCGTGGCGGTTTGTGGTCCTTGGTCGGCTCGGAAGACATCCTCCAGACCTACAGGGAGGCCGCGCGCGATGGCGAGGGCAAAGCTCGGCTCAGGCTACGGGCCGGGCGCCTGCGTCTTGACCACCCAGATCAGGATGACCCCGGCGACCAGAAACAGTAGCACCGCGCCGACCATCCAGAGGTTCACCTTGGTCGTACGTTTGTGCACATCGACGACCGGCCCCGGTTGGTTTTGATCGAAGCCCATGGGGTGGTTGGCGCGCGCCGGTTACTCGCCGATCTTCGGGTTG
Proteins encoded in this region:
- a CDS encoding YchJ family metal-binding protein; the protein is MSSEPTKDHKPPRGQPCPCGSGQPFELCCEPFHAGRKQPATAEQLMRARFTAHVAHNFKFLHDTHGPTAGKPYVAEEGEPAVTWTRLEVHGHEVAADNPDKAHVDFSAYGLEDGVEKVLHEKAEFLRRNGTWLYTREARIGPAPYKSAAPKVGRNEPCPCGSGKKYKQCCLLKA